A genomic segment from Aquila chrysaetos chrysaetos chromosome 11, bAquChr1.4, whole genome shotgun sequence encodes:
- the RHOBTB1 gene encoding rho-related BTB domain-containing protein 1, whose amino-acid sequence MDTDMDYERPNVETIKCVVVGDNAVGKTRLICARACNTTLTQYQLLATHVPTVWAIDQYRVCQEVLERSRDVVDEVSVSLRLWDTFGDHHKDRRFAYGRSDVVVLCFSIANPNSLNHVKTMWYQEIKHFCPRTPVILVGCQLDLRYADLEAVNRARRPLARPIKRGDILPPERGREVAKELGIPYYETSVFDQFGIKDVFDNAIRAALISRRHLQFWKSHLKKVQKPLLQAPFLPPKAPPPVIKIPECPVPSMNEAGYLLDSPLCADVMFVLQEQDYIFAHKIYLATSSSKFYDLFLMECEESPDLDETQCNKENTNKDVLTSCLEANGDSDETSLKSAGVKIPPPESTGSLNMLEPEPGETNSTARSLLSWGKGFLSVHKEMQVNPVSNRTCPVTVVKMDSSVQAGPFKTVLQFLYTGQLDENEKDLTRLAQIAEILEVFDLRMMVENIMNKEAFMNQEITKAFHVRKANRIKECLCKGTFSDVTFKLDDGTINAHKPLLICSCEWMSAMFGGSFIESSNSEVVLPNINKTSMQAVLDYLYTKQLSSGQELDTLELIALANRFCLPHLVALAEQHAVQELTKASMSGIAIDGEVLSYLELAQFHNANQLAAWCLHYICTNYNSVCSKFRKEIKAKSSDNQEYFERHRWPPVWYLKEEDHYQRVKKEREKEDVALNKHHSKRKWCFWNSSAVVA is encoded by the exons ATGGACACTGACATGGACTACGAAAGACCCAACGTTGAAACTATCAAGTGTGTGGTGGTTGGAGATAATGCAGTGGGAAAGACTCGTCTAATTTGTGCAAGAGCATGCAATACAACCTTGACTCAGTATCAGCTGCTGGCAACTCACGTACCAACTGTCTGGGCCATTGATCAGTACCGTGTCTGCCAAGAG GTCCTTGAACGCTCAAGAGATGTTGTGGATGAAGTGAGTGTGTCTCTCAGGCTGTGGGATACTTTTGGGGACCACCACAAAGACAGGCGCTTTGCTTATGGAAG GTCTGATGTAGTTGTTCTGTGCTTTTCAATTGCTAATCCTAATTCCCTGAATCATGTAAAAACGATGTGGTATCAAGAAATCAAGCACTTCTGTCCTCGCACACCTGTCATACTGGTGGGCTGCCAGCTAGATCTCCGCTATGCTGATCTTGAGGCTGTTAACAGAGCCAGGCGGCCTTTGGCAAG GCCGATAAAAAGAGGAGACATTTTGCCACCAGAAAGAGGCAGAGAGGTTGCCAAGGAACTTGGGATACCGTACTATGAAACCAGTGTATTTGACCAGTTCGGGATTAAAGATGTCTTTGACAATGCAATTAGAGCTGCTCTGATCTCCAGAAGACACCTGCAGTTCTGGAAATCTCATTTGAAGAAGGTCCAAAAACCTTTGCTTCAGGCTCCATTCCTACCTCCAAAAGCCCCTCCTCCGGTTATCAAAATTCCTGAGTGTCCGGTACCAAGTATGAATGAAGCTGGATATTTATTGGACAGCCCACTGTGTGCAGATGTTATGTTTGTTCTCCAGGAGCAGGACTACATTTTTGCTCACAAGATTTACCTAGCTACCTCCTCTTCAAAGTTTTATGACCTTTTCTTAATGGAATGTGAGGAAAGTCCAGACTTGGATGAAACACAgtgtaataaagaaaatacaaataaggaTGTTCTGACAAGTTGCCTTGAGGCAAATGGTGACAGTGATGAGACATCCTTGAAATCTGCTGGTGTTAAAATTCCCCCACCAGAAAGTACTGGCTCTTTAAACATGCTAGAACCCGAACCTGGTGAAACAAATTCTACAGCAAGATCTCTGTTGTCCTGGGGTAAGGGGTTTCTTAGTGTGCATAAGGAAATGCAAGTGAATCCTGTCTCAAATAGGACATGTCCTGTAACTGTGGTAAAAATGGATTCATCTGTGCAGGCCGGaccttttaaaactgttttgcagtttttataCACAGGGCAGctggatgaaaatgaaaaagatctCACAAGACTGGCTCAGATTGCTGAAATCTTGGAAGTATTTGATTTGCGAATGATGGTGGAAAATATTATGAATAAAGAAGCCTTCATGAATCAAGAGATTACTAAAGCATTTCATGTCAGAAAAGCTAATCGGATAAAAGAGTGCCTTTGCAAAGGGACATTTTCTG ATGTGACATTTAAATTGGATGACGGAACCATAAATGCCCACAAGCCGCTGTTGATCTGTAGCTGTGAATGGATGTCTGCTATGTTTGGAGGATCATTTATTGAAAGCTCGAACAGTGAG GTAGTTCTTCCCAATATAAACAAGACTTCCATGCAAGCAGTTTTAGATTACTTGTATACCAAGCAACTGTCCTCTGGTCAGGAACTGGACACACTTGAGTTAATTGCATTGGCAAATAGGTTTTGCCTTCCTCACCTGGTTGCGCTAGCAG AACAGCATGCAGTACAAGAGCTGACAAAAGCCTCCATGAGCGGCATTGCAATAGATGGAGAAGTACTATCCTATTTGGAATTGGCTCAG tttcaCAATGCTAACCAGCTGGCAGCTTGGTGCTTGCACTACATCTGCACCAATTACAACAGCGTTTGCTCCAAATTCCGCAAGGAAATCAAAGCTAAATCTTCAG ataATCAAGAATATTTTGAGAGGCATCGGTGGCCGCCTGTGTGgtatttaaaggaagaagatCACTACCAGcgagttaaaaaagaaagagaaaaggaagatgttgcACTGAATAAACACCATTCAAAGCGGAAGTGGTGCTTCTGGAATTCCTCTGCTGTAGTTGCCTGA